Proteins from one Rosa chinensis cultivar Old Blush chromosome 7, RchiOBHm-V2, whole genome shotgun sequence genomic window:
- the LOC112179277 gene encoding MACPF domain-containing protein At4g24290, translating into MALKAAAPKAAEAAEAAIASIGRGYDVSIDLRLKYCKGDSRLIEIDDDDGGRQVLLPGGITIPNVSKSIKCDKGERTRFRSDVLSFQQMSEQFNQQVSLTGKIPSGLFNSMFEFSGCWQKDAANTKTLAFDGVFITLYTVALEKSQMVLRDDVKKAVPSSWEPAALARFIETFGTHIVVGVKMGGKDVIYMKQQHSSTLQPADIQRRLKDMADKRFLDANGQYGIPSEQAYKNDKFEIREQRLRFADTSPSSSYSHKEDIVSIRKRRGGSDIKNLSHNEWLQSVQHEPDVIIMSFMPITSLLNGVPGSGFLSHAINLYLRYKPPIEELHQFLEFQLPRQWAPVFSDLPLGPQRKHQSNTSLQFSLMGPKLYVNTSLVDVGKRPVTGLRLYLEGKRSNRLAIHLQHLSSLPKIFQLEDDPNGNFRCDSYDRKYYEKVRWKNFSHVCTAPVESDEDLSIVTGAQLQVENYGIKNILFLRLRFSTVSGATIVKRPEWDGSPGLAHKSGLISTLISHHFTAVQRPPPRPADVNINSAVYPGGPPVPIQAPKLRKFVDTTEMTRGPHETPGYWVVSGARLVVEKGRISLRVKYSLLTVILPDEEELEEH; encoded by the exons ATGGCGCTCAAGGCTGCAGCTCCAAAAGCTGCTGAAGCTGCTGAGGCCGCGATTGCATCAATTGGGCGTGGATATGATGTATCCATTGATCTAAGGCTCAAGTACTGCAAAGGGGACTCtcgattgattgaaattgacgACGACGACGGGGGTCGCCAGGTTCTTCTTCCAGGTGGAATTACGATCCCCAACGTTTCCAAATCCATCAAATGCGATAAAGGAGAGCGCACGCGTTTCAGGTCCGATGTTCTCTCTTTCCAACAG ATGTCAGAGCAGTTCAACCAGCAAGTTTCTTTGACCGGAAAAATACCCTCGGGTCTCTTCAATTCTATGTTTGAATTCTCAGGTTGTTGGCAGAAAGATGCAGCCAACACTAAGACCCTTGCTTTCGACGGGGTCTTCATCACGCTCTATACTGTGGCACTCGAAAAGTCTCAGATGGTACTACGTGACGATGTTAAAAAAGCAGTCCCATCATCATGGGAACCTGCCGCATTAGCAAG GTTTATAGAGACATTTGGAACGCATATAGTTGTTGGTGTGAAGATGGGAGGTAAAGATGTCATCTATATGAAGCAGCAGCATTCTTCAACTCTTCAACCAGCTGACATACAGAGAAGATTGAAGGACATGGCAGATAAAAGATTTTTAGATGCCAATGGACAGTACGGCATACCGTCTGAACAAGCTTACAAGAATGACAAG TTTGAAATCAGGGAGCAGCGGTTGCGGTTTGCAGATACTAGTCCATCAAGTTCTTATTCACACAAGGAA GATATCGTAAGCATTCGCAAAAGGAGAGGTGGAAGTGATATTAAGAACCTATCCCATAATGAATGGTTACAAAGTGTTCAACATGAACCTGATGTGATCATAATGTCATTTATGCCAATTACCTCTCTGCTAAATGGAGTCCCAGGGAGTGGATTCTTGAGCCACGCAATAAATCTTTATTTAAGAT ATAAACCACCAATTGAAGAGCTCCATCAGTTTTTGGAATTTCAGCTGCCAAGGCAGTGGGCTCCAGTTTTCAGTGACCTTCCTCTTGGTCCACAAAGGAAGCATCAAAGCAATACATCTCTTCAGTTTAGCTTAATGGGGCCCAAGCTTTATGTCAATACTAGTCTG GTTGATGTAGGAAAGAGGCCAGTGACTGGTCTGCGGCTGTATCTAGAAGGCAAAAGAAGCAACCGGTTGGCCATCCACTTACAACACCTCTCCTCTCTTCCGAAAATCTTTCAACTCGAAGATGATCCAAACGGAAATTTCCGTTGTGATTCTTATGATCGTAAATACTATGAGAAAGTCCGATGGAAGAACTTCTCTCATGTATGCACTGCTCCTGTGGAGTCGGATGAGGATCTTTCAATAGTAACTGGGGCACAGTTGCAGGTTGAGAATTATGGGATAAAGAATATTCTCTTCTTGAGACTCCGCTTCTCTACTGTTTCCGGAGCTACAATTGTAAAGCGTCCCGAATGGGATGGGTCACCAGGGTTGGCCCATAAGTCAGGACTCATATCAACACTAATCAGTCATCACTTCACAGCAGTTCAAAGGCCACCTCCACGACCAGCAGATGTCAACATAAACTCGGCTGTCTACCCCGGGGGTCCTCCAGTTCCCATCCAAGCGCCAAAGCTGAGGAAATTTGTGGATACAACAGAAATGACAAGGGGGCCACATGAAACTCCAGGTTATTGGGTTGTATCTGGGGCAAGACTAGTTGTCGAAAAGGGCAGGATATCCCTCCGTGTGAAGTATTCTTTATTAACTGTAATATTACCTGATGAAGAAGAGTTGGAGGAACATTAG
- the LOC112180419 gene encoding 60S ribosomal protein L3-2 encodes MSHRKFEHPRHGSLGFLPRKRASRHRGKVKAFPRDNPTTSCRLTAFLGYKAGMTHIVRDVEKPGSKLHKKETCEAVTVIETPPMVVVGVVGYVKTPRGLRSLDTVWAQHLSEEVKRRFYKNWCKSKKKAFTKHSSKYESENGKRDIHAQLEKMKKYCSVIRVLAHTQIRKMKGLKQKKAHLMEIQVNGGDIAKKVDYAYSFFEKQIPVDAVFQKDEMIDIIGVTKGKGYEGVVTRWGVTRLPRKTHRGLRKVACIGAWHPARVSFTVARAGQNGYHHRTEMNKKIYKLGKSGQESHSAMTEFDRTEKDITPMGGFPHYGGVKEDYLVIKGCCVGPKKRVVTLRQSLLKQTSRVAMEEIKLKFIDTSSKFGHGRFQTTQEKARFYGRLKA; translated from the exons ATGTCCCATCGCAAGTTTGAACACCCAAGGCATGGCTCTCTTGGATTTCTTCCAAGGAAAAGAGCATCCCGCCACAGAGGAAAAG TGAAGGCATTCCCCAGAGATAATCCAACGACATCTTGCAGATTGACTGCTTTCCTGGGATACAAAGCAGGAATGACCCATATTGTTAGAGATGTTGAAAAGCCAGGATCAA AGCTACACAAAAAGGAAACATGTGAAGCAGTTACAGTTATTGAAACACCACCCATGGTGGTTGTTGGGGTTGTGGGTTATGTGAAGACACCCCGTGGTCTCCGTTCTTTGGACACAGTTTGGGCCCAGCACCTGAGTGAGGAGGTGAAGAGAAGATTCTACAAGAACTGGTGTAAGTCTAAAAAGAAGGCATTCACTAAGCACTCGAGCAAATACGAGAGTGAAAATGGGAAAAGGGACATCCACGCCCAATTGGAGAAAATGAAAAAGTACTGCTCTGTGATTCGTGTTTTAGCCCACACTCAG ATTAGAAAAATGAAGGGACTGAAGCAGAAGAAAGCCCATTTGATGGAGATTCAGGTGAATGGTGGAGATATTGCAAAGAAGGTTGACTATGCTTACAGCTTCTTTGAGAAGCAGATTCCTGTTGATGCTGTTTTCCAGAAAGATGAGATGATTGACATTATTGGAGTGACAAAGGGAAAAGGCTATGAGGGTGTGGTTACTCGCTGGGGTGTCACTCGTCTTCCCCGTAAGACCCATCGTGGGCTTAGAAAAGTAGCCTGCATTGGTGCTTGGCATCCAGCTAGGGTTTCGTTTACTGTTGCCAGGGCTGGGCAGAATGGCTACCATCATCGTACTGAGATGAACAAGAAGATATACAAGCTTGGAAAGTCTGGGCAGGAGTCTCACTCTGCAATGACCGAGTTTGACAG GACGGAGAAGGATATTACGCCCATGGGTGGTTTCCCACATTATGGTGGGGTGAAAGAGGATTATCTTGTCATAAAGGGCTGCTGTGTAGGTCCGAAAAAGCGAGTTGTTACCTTGAGGCAGTCACTTTTGAAGCAGACATCACGGGTTGCCATGGAGGAGATAAAGCTCAAGTTCATTGATACGTCATCCAAATTTGGCCATGGTCGTTTCCAAACTACACAAGAGAAGGCAAGGTTCTATGGCAGGCTCAAGGCTTGA